Proteins found in one Prochlorococcus marinus XMU1405 genomic segment:
- a CDS encoding biotin transporter BioY: MLNLYKLIEILVSLQTIVITSMLPVYVQLPFIYKSSNNFELPITWQIPTIILLTLIFHKKVVFKAFSLYIILGLFILPVFHQGGSLGYLLTPNFGYLLGLYPLIKIIDNLNNRNKINFGNFLKNGFIAIVVMHLTGIFYSFIQILFHSQYNLFLYNLGKYSLGKIGYHFLMLFPLLLLIKPIERLKRSK; encoded by the coding sequence ATGCTCAATTTATATAAATTAATTGAGATACTTGTGAGTCTTCAAACAATAGTAATAACATCAATGTTACCTGTTTATGTTCAGCTACCTTTTATCTATAAATCTAGTAATAACTTTGAGTTACCTATAACATGGCAAATTCCGACCATAATTTTATTAACACTTATATTTCATAAAAAAGTTGTTTTCAAAGCATTTTCTTTATATATAATTTTGGGGTTATTTATACTCCCTGTCTTTCACCAAGGAGGTTCATTAGGTTATTTGCTCACTCCAAATTTTGGTTACTTATTAGGTTTATATCCATTAATCAAAATAATTGATAATTTAAATAATAGAAATAAAATAAACTTTGGAAACTTCTTAAAAAACGGATTTATAGCAATAGTTGTTATGCATTTAACTGGAATATTTTATAGCTTCATACAAATTTTATTCCACAGTCAATACAATTTATTTTTATATAATTTAGGGAAATACTCATTAGGTAAAATTGGATATCATTTTTTAATGCTTTTTCCACTTTTATTACTTATTAAACCTATAGAACGTTTAAAACGTAGCAAATAA
- a CDS encoding ABC transporter permease, translated as MSRNISIKEALGMATKTLVSNKLRSSLTMLGIIIGNASVITLVGLGRGAQTLAKNQLSNLGANVLFIVPGNNDTRRRGISFPKNLVLEDALAISNQVPTVKKVAPQISANEIVQSNSKSLNISIAGVTPEFLEVRSFEIDKGRFISKSDINSARSYVVIGPDLKDEFFKDNSSSLGEKIRIKDHTYEIIGILKPKGAVFGSNQDKNAYIPLTTMVNRITGKDPTYGVSLSFISVEAINKNATSAAKFQITNLLRQRHKIIRDDDFAVRSQEDALNIVTNITSGLTFLLAGIGAVSLVVGGIGIMNIMLVSVSERTEEIGLRKAIGAKQSDILIQFLIEALILSTIGGLIGTTTGLSGVLLLSLITPLPASVGITTTFSTMIISGSIGLIFGVLPAKRASKLDPIVALRSL; from the coding sequence ATGTCTAGGAATATCTCAATAAAAGAAGCCTTAGGCATGGCCACAAAAACTTTAGTTTCGAACAAATTAAGAAGTTCGTTAACAATGCTGGGGATAATTATAGGAAATGCATCAGTTATTACACTTGTTGGGCTTGGAAGAGGTGCTCAAACATTAGCTAAAAACCAATTAAGTAATTTAGGTGCAAATGTTTTATTCATTGTCCCTGGAAATAATGACACCAGAAGAAGAGGTATATCATTTCCTAAAAATCTTGTTTTAGAAGATGCACTAGCAATAAGTAATCAAGTCCCAACAGTTAAAAAAGTTGCACCTCAAATTTCTGCTAACGAAATAGTTCAGTCAAATTCTAAAAGTCTAAATATATCAATTGCAGGAGTTACTCCTGAATTTCTTGAAGTAAGAAGCTTTGAAATTGATAAGGGAAGATTTATATCTAAGAGTGATATTAATAGTGCAAGAAGTTATGTAGTAATAGGTCCTGATCTTAAAGACGAATTTTTCAAAGATAATTCTTCATCACTTGGGGAAAAAATCAGAATTAAAGATCATACTTATGAAATTATTGGAATATTAAAACCAAAAGGTGCTGTATTTGGAAGTAATCAAGACAAAAATGCTTATATTCCATTAACCACCATGGTCAATAGGATTACAGGGAAGGACCCAACATATGGAGTAAGTTTAAGCTTCATTAGTGTTGAAGCTATAAATAAAAATGCAACTAGTGCAGCTAAATTTCAGATTACTAACTTATTAAGGCAAAGACATAAAATAATCAGAGATGATGACTTTGCGGTTAGATCACAAGAAGATGCATTAAATATAGTAACCAATATAACAAGTGGGCTAACGTTTTTATTGGCTGGTATTGGGGCAGTATCTTTGGTGGTTGGAGGCATAGGAATCATGAATATTATGCTTGTTTCTGTAAGTGAAAGGACTGAAGAAATTGGACTTAGAAAAGCAATAGGAGCTAAACAGTCAGATATATTAATTCAATTTTTGATTGAAGCATTGATTTTATCTACAATTGGCGGATTAATTGGAACAACAACAGGACTATCAGGTGTTCTTCTTTTATCTCTTATAACACCACTTCCTGCATCAGTAGGAATTACAACTACTTTTTCCACCATGATCATTTCAGGATCAATAGGTTTAATCTTTGGCGTTTTACCTGCAAAAAGAGCTTCTAAATTAGATCCCATTGTTGCATTGAGAAGTTTATAA
- the pyk gene encoding pyruvate kinase, with protein MSNIDLKRRTKIVATIGPATQSEEIITDLIKAGVTTFRLNFSHGDHKDHAERIKTIREVSKKLDIDIGILQDLQGPKIRLGRFKDGPVKVKKGDKFTLTSNEVECTNTIANVTYDKLSQEVSEGKRILLDDGKIEMIVEKVDTKANNLECMVTVGGVLSNNKGVNFPDVQLSVKALTEKDKEDLKFGLSEGVDWIALSFVRNPSDINEIKDLINKNGHSTPVVAKIEKFEAIDQIDTVLPLCDGVMVARGDLGVEMPAEEVPLLQKELIRKANSLGIPIITATQMLDSMASNPRPTRAEVSDVANAILDGTDAVMLSNETAVGDYPVEAVETMATIARRIERDYPLKAIESHLPSTIPNAISAAVSNIARQLDAGAIIPLTKSGSTARNVSKFRPPTPILATTTERSVARRLQLVWGVTPIVVKNDERTAKTFSLAMQIAQEMGILNQGDLVVQTAGTLTGISGSTDLIKVGLVRKIVSRGISIGEIGVTGKARIIKNNLDISLICPGEILFVPKELMKDIPLSKNIAGIVTNQNVNDVYALFNKNNKKISTICNLENLDDHQISNGDLITLQLNEGVIYMGQIEDDDAIDKYKYV; from the coding sequence ATGTCGAATATCGATTTAAAAAGAAGAACAAAAATAGTAGCAACTATAGGGCCTGCAACTCAATCTGAAGAGATAATTACAGATTTAATTAAAGCTGGAGTTACAACATTCAGATTAAATTTCTCACATGGAGATCATAAAGATCATGCTGAGAGAATAAAAACCATAAGGGAGGTATCAAAAAAGTTAGATATAGATATTGGAATATTGCAAGATCTTCAAGGACCTAAAATACGATTAGGGCGCTTTAAAGATGGGCCAGTAAAAGTTAAAAAAGGCGATAAATTTACACTGACATCAAATGAAGTGGAATGTACAAATACTATTGCAAATGTAACCTACGACAAACTTTCTCAAGAAGTTAGCGAAGGGAAAAGAATACTTTTAGATGATGGGAAAATAGAAATGATTGTAGAAAAAGTTGATACAAAAGCTAATAATTTGGAGTGCATGGTAACTGTAGGAGGGGTTCTTTCAAACAATAAAGGTGTTAATTTTCCAGATGTTCAATTATCAGTAAAAGCATTAACAGAAAAAGATAAAGAGGATTTAAAATTCGGTTTATCTGAAGGTGTTGATTGGATAGCACTAAGTTTCGTAAGAAATCCATCTGATATAAATGAGATAAAAGATTTAATAAATAAAAATGGGCATTCAACTCCTGTAGTCGCAAAAATAGAAAAATTTGAAGCAATTGATCAGATCGATACAGTATTACCCTTATGTGATGGGGTTATGGTTGCAAGAGGTGATTTGGGCGTTGAAATGCCTGCTGAAGAAGTTCCTCTTTTACAAAAGGAGTTAATAAGAAAAGCTAATTCATTAGGTATCCCAATAATTACAGCGACTCAAATGCTTGATTCTATGGCTTCTAACCCAAGACCAACAAGAGCCGAAGTTAGTGATGTTGCAAATGCAATTCTTGATGGTACAGATGCTGTAATGCTTTCAAACGAAACTGCAGTTGGCGATTATCCTGTAGAGGCAGTTGAAACGATGGCAACCATAGCAAGAAGAATTGAAAGGGATTATCCACTTAAGGCTATTGAAAGCCACTTACCCAGTACGATCCCAAATGCTATTAGTGCAGCAGTAAGTAATATAGCTAGACAACTTGATGCAGGAGCTATAATCCCTTTAACTAAATCAGGTTCTACAGCTCGAAATGTAAGTAAATTCAGACCACCAACACCTATCTTGGCAACTACAACTGAGAGAAGTGTAGCGAGAAGATTGCAACTTGTTTGGGGAGTTACTCCAATAGTAGTTAAAAATGATGAAAGAACAGCAAAAACCTTTAGTTTAGCTATGCAAATTGCTCAGGAGATGGGAATCTTAAATCAAGGAGATTTAGTAGTTCAAACCGCAGGTACATTAACTGGAATTAGCGGCTCTACAGATTTAATAAAAGTCGGTTTAGTAAGAAAGATTGTATCAAGAGGAATTTCTATAGGGGAAATCGGTGTTACAGGTAAAGCAAGAATAATTAAAAACAATCTTGACATATCCTTAATTTGCCCAGGAGAAATATTATTTGTTCCGAAGGAATTAATGAAAGATATTCCACTGAGTAAAAATATTGCCGGCATTGTTACGAACCAAAATGTAAATGATGTTTATGCTTTGTTTAACAAAAATAATAAAAAGATTTCTACAATTTGTAATTTAGAAAATCTGGATGATCATCAAATTAGCAACGGCGACCTTATTACACTGCAGCTAAATGAAGGTGTTATATACATGGGGCAAATTGAAGATGATGATGCAATAGATAAATATAAATATGTCTAG